The following proteins are co-located in the Paludibaculum fermentans genome:
- a CDS encoding sugar phosphate isomerase/epimerase family protein, whose amino-acid sequence MLNLHRRGFLAALAVSAVPSFARTLKTVGVQLYTLRTVLPQKPLETLKALEEIGFTEAEVIGGSLDAIWPSLMQTKLKPVSVHLDTALFTTNQDKLPAALDDAKKRGLKFAVCPYIAPKDRGGVDVIKKLGETLNKAGETCAKSGLSLCYHNHAFEFEPAAGGTLLDVLMQTTDPKYVSLELDIMWSKVGGHDPVEILKKYNKRIALMHLKNVAAGVGPQFNEKVAKEAFKEVGNGSIDIPAVLKAASEVGVKHYFVEQDQTPGNPLDSLKQSFEYLKKTNF is encoded by the coding sequence ATGCTGAATCTCCACCGCCGTGGTTTCCTCGCCGCGCTCGCCGTTTCCGCGGTCCCGTCCTTCGCCCGCACCTTGAAGACTGTGGGCGTCCAGTTGTACACCCTACGCACTGTACTGCCGCAGAAGCCCCTCGAGACGCTCAAGGCGCTGGAGGAAATCGGCTTCACGGAAGCCGAAGTGATCGGCGGCAGCCTCGACGCCATCTGGCCCAGCCTGATGCAGACCAAGCTAAAACCGGTCAGCGTCCACCTCGACACCGCCCTCTTCACCACCAACCAGGACAAACTACCCGCCGCTTTGGACGACGCCAAGAAGCGCGGTTTGAAGTTCGCCGTTTGCCCCTACATCGCCCCCAAAGATCGGGGCGGCGTTGACGTCATCAAGAAGCTGGGTGAGACGCTGAACAAGGCCGGTGAGACCTGTGCCAAGTCTGGCCTGAGCCTCTGCTACCACAACCACGCCTTCGAGTTCGAACCCGCCGCCGGCGGCACGTTGCTCGATGTCCTGATGCAGACCACCGATCCCAAGTATGTGAGCCTGGAACTCGACATCATGTGGTCAAAGGTTGGCGGGCACGACCCCGTGGAGATCCTCAAGAAGTACAACAAGCGCATCGCCCTCATGCACCTCAAGAATGTGGCCGCCGGTGTTGGACCGCAGTTCAACGAGAAGGTGGCCAAGGAAGCCTTCAAGGAAGTCGGCAACGGCTCCATCGACATCCCTGCCGTTCTGAAAGCCGCCTCCGAAGTGGGCGTCAAGCACTACTTCGTCGAGCAGGACCAGACGCCCGGCAACCCGCTCGATTCACTCAAGCAAAGTTTTGAGTATCTGAAGAAGACGAACTTCTAG